ATCTGCGCTTACTGCTGGACAGTCATGATCCGCTGATCATCACGTTTCACGAGCGCACCCAGCGTTTCCAAAGCTTTCTGATTGAAGTTGATCGCGACAGCAACCGTCTTGCTCTTGATGAAATGATCCCGCGCGACGGTGAGCGTTTTTTGACCAATGGCGAAGCGTACCGCGTGGAAGGTTTCCATGACGGGGTGCGCATCGCTTGGGAAAGTGTGGACGCTCTAACTATCGACGATGGGGAGCACCGTTGCTACCGAGGCACTCTGCCCAAAGAAGTGGTTTACCACCAACGCCGCAACGCGTTCCGTGCAGCGTTGAAGTTGGCTCAGTTGGTGAGTGTAGAAATCGGTGGCGAAAAGCTTTTGTCACCGATTAATGGAAAGCTGCTGGATATTTCCGCTACTGGGTGCAAGCTTCGTTTTGAAGGTGATATTTCTGATCGACTGCAATTAGGTCAGGTCTATGAGCGGTTTATTGCCGCCCTGCCGTTCGGCAAGATGACTGCGCCTGTGGAGTTGCGTTATCTACACTTCGAGGAGCGCATAGACGTGACGTTTGCCGGTATTCGCTTTCACAACATGAGCGGGCTGGTGCAACGTCAGGTTGAACGCTTCGTGTATCAATTGCAGCGCGAAGCACGGCGATTCGATAAAGACGACGATTTCTGATCAACAACTCGCTAGCAAGTCTGGTGGCCCTGCGTTCCAATCCAACCGCGTGCATGGCCAGTGATTGAACTCGCCCTAACACTGTGCCTAAGCAGTGTTCAATATTATAGGTGCCGCCATACCAAGGACCGGCCTATCGCGCCTACAGGTCGCGAGCTTACTGTCGACACAGCCTCTTTAAACAGTCTCGTTCTCTGGGTTTTCTGCCGGTTGCGGCTCACCCTCGACCGGCGCTTGCATCTGATCTTGAACCACTTGTTCATCCACCCGTGGGTCCAGTGCAACCACCAACGGTGAGCTGGACATACTGTCTGGCATGGCGACGTGGTGCAGCGGAGCATCTTCGACCTGGTGCAGATTGGTTACGGCCTTAGGTCGAATTCTCAATGCCAGCATCAGTGCGGCAAAACAAACGAAGGCGTACAGCATATTGCTGCCAAACATCTTCATCAGCACGCCCGCGACCAACGGACCGATGCTGGCGCCAATGCCGTAGGTCATTAGCAGCATCGCCGTCAACGAAACACGGCGCTCCCCTTCCACGTGATCGTTCGAAAACGCCACAGCCAAGGGATAAAGGCAAAACTGCATCAACGAGGCGAAAAAACCGACGACGAACAGGACTTCCAGAGGCACGTGGGGCATGATCGCCAACGGAAACGCAATCAACGCCAGCGCACCGGCAAAGGCACGAATTAATACAGCTCGATCGTAACGATCAGATAGGCGTCCCAATGGCCATTGAACTAACAGCCCGGCCAGAATACAGCTACCCATGAACAAACCCACCGTCTCGGTAGGTAGTCCCTGCCGGGAGGCGTATAACGGGGCCAAGCCGTAGAACGAACCAATAATTAACCCCGCCGCCAGCACTGTACTCAGCGACTGCGGCACACGCTTGAGGAAAAACCGAGGTTCCAGTGGCGCTGGATGCATGGGCGCCGGGTGGATACTACGGGTCATTGCCACCGGCACCAGGCACAGCGCGAAGCACAATGCGACCAACATCAGCAGCTCAGGCCCCAATGAGGGATGGATGACCAGAATCAACTGACCCAGAACCAGCCCCAGATACGATGCGATCATATAGCCACTGAACACGGCGCCGCGTTGTTTGGCTTGTGCCTGCTCGTTAAGCCAACTTTCGATCACCATGTATTGGCACATCATGCCCAAGCCGACGATCATCCGCAGGAACAACCAGGCCGGTAACCAGTCGATCAGCCCATGCCCCAATACGGCAGCGCTGACGATACCGGCACACGTCGCGTAGGCGCGAATATGCCCAACACGCCCAATCAGTCGGTGACCGATTTTTCCACCCAGTACCAGCCCAAAATAGTTGGCGGCCATCAGCCCACCCACCCAAAGACCGTCGACATTTTCTGCCCCCAGTCGTAGGGCGAGGTAGGTACTTAACAAACCAGAGCCGATTAGCATC
The nucleotide sequence above comes from Pseudomonas sp. AB6. Encoded proteins:
- a CDS encoding MFS transporter; protein product: MRQIWKSFRALYFASLMMLIGSGLLSTYLALRLGAENVDGLWVGGLMAANYFGLVLGGKIGHRLIGRVGHIRAYATCAGIVSAAVLGHGLIDWLPAWLFLRMIVGLGMMCQYMVIESWLNEQAQAKQRGAVFSGYMIASYLGLVLGQLILVIHPSLGPELLMLVALCFALCLVPVAMTRSIHPAPMHPAPLEPRFFLKRVPQSLSTVLAAGLIIGSFYGLAPLYASRQGLPTETVGLFMGSCILAGLLVQWPLGRLSDRYDRAVLIRAFAGALALIAFPLAIMPHVPLEVLFVVGFFASLMQFCLYPLAVAFSNDHVEGERRVSLTAMLLMTYGIGASIGPLVAGVLMKMFGSNMLYAFVCFAALMLALRIRPKAVTNLHQVEDAPLHHVAMPDSMSSSPLVVALDPRVDEQVVQDQMQAPVEGEPQPAENPENETV
- a CDS encoding flagellar brake protein → MFNASNAEDAPQAPKVLTTPLEIAANLRLLLDSHDPLIITFHERTQRFQSFLIEVDRDSNRLALDEMIPRDGERFLTNGEAYRVEGFHDGVRIAWESVDALTIDDGEHRCYRGTLPKEVVYHQRRNAFRAALKLAQLVSVEIGGEKLLSPINGKLLDISATGCKLRFEGDISDRLQLGQVYERFIAALPFGKMTAPVELRYLHFEERIDVTFAGIRFHNMSGLVQRQVERFVYQLQREARRFDKDDDF